A single Notoacmeibacter ruber DNA region contains:
- a CDS encoding FecCD family ABC transporter permease, with amino-acid sequence MSFGALALAGRTSERDRSNSGRLVWLIVSLLVLVALCFFSVALGAREVGFHDIAAAFAGQAETIDQAAVAVRMPRTVLALLAGMALAMAGVIMQGITRNPLADPGILGVNIGASLAVVVGVVWFGIGSANAYMWTAILGAGISAIFVYTIGSLGRGGATPLKLTLAGAATSVALSSLVIAVVLPRADIAGGIHQWQIGGVGGATFDNIRHAMPFLGAGFIIGLLCIRKLNALALGEELAAGLGERVAVARGVSALAAILLCGATTAICGPIGFLGLVVPHLCRLLVGVDHRWLLPFSAIGGACLLLFADIVGRLVARPAEIDVGIITALVGAPVFIWIVRQQKVRAL; translated from the coding sequence ATGAGTTTCGGCGCCCTGGCATTGGCGGGACGAACGTCCGAGCGCGACCGTTCCAATAGCGGCCGTCTCGTCTGGCTGATCGTTTCACTTCTGGTGCTCGTGGCGCTGTGCTTTTTCTCCGTCGCGCTAGGCGCCCGTGAAGTCGGCTTTCACGATATCGCCGCCGCCTTCGCCGGCCAGGCCGAGACCATCGATCAGGCTGCCGTGGCGGTACGCATGCCAAGAACCGTTCTGGCGCTCCTCGCCGGCATGGCACTGGCGATGGCCGGCGTCATCATGCAGGGCATAACACGCAACCCTCTCGCCGATCCCGGGATTCTCGGCGTCAATATCGGCGCTTCCCTCGCAGTCGTCGTCGGTGTGGTCTGGTTCGGCATCGGGTCCGCCAATGCCTATATGTGGACGGCCATTCTGGGGGCAGGCATCTCGGCGATTTTCGTCTACACAATCGGATCGTTGGGACGAGGCGGCGCGACACCGCTGAAGCTCACCCTCGCTGGCGCAGCCACCTCCGTCGCCCTGTCATCGCTGGTGATCGCCGTGGTTCTTCCGCGTGCCGATATCGCCGGCGGTATTCACCAATGGCAGATTGGCGGCGTTGGTGGCGCCACATTCGACAATATCCGTCATGCGATGCCTTTCCTCGGAGCCGGTTTCATCATCGGCCTTCTATGCATACGCAAACTGAACGCCCTCGCGCTGGGCGAAGAGCTGGCGGCCGGTCTTGGTGAGCGCGTCGCGGTCGCGCGCGGCGTCTCGGCGCTCGCTGCAATTTTGCTGTGCGGCGCGACAACGGCGATCTGTGGCCCGATCGGCTTCCTCGGACTGGTCGTCCCTCATCTTTGCCGGCTTCTGGTGGGCGTCGACCATCGCTGGCTTCTCCCGTTTTCAGCCATTGGCGGTGCGTGCCTGCTTTTGTTCGCGGATATTGTCGGCCGCCTCGTCGCGCGGCCGGCGGAGATCGATGTCGGTATCATCACCGCTCTGGTAGGAGCGCCCGTTTTCATCTGGATCGTCAGGCAACAGAAAGTCCGCGCCTTATGA
- a CDS encoding iron-siderophore ABC transporter substrate-binding protein: MGLPIRFAVTVLAGLLAITASPNAGADEPGYPIEIDHAFGTTIVEKKPERVATVAWANHEVPLALGIVPVGFARADFGDDDGDGLLPWVEEKLTDLEAKTPVLFDEGDGIDFEAVASTNPDIILAAYSGLSRSDYDMLSRIAPVVAYPETAWSTDWREMIRLNSRGLGMSSEGEHLVADIEAQISKTAAAHPTLQGKTALFVSHLDVTNLSMVNFYTASDTRVKFFRDLGLGVPAVAQQAAEAGRFAGSISAERIDEFDDVDIIVSYGNPEMMETLSLNPLLSKMPAIENEAVVLLGRDPLGTAANPTPLSIPWVLDRYVARLADAAGKAR, from the coding sequence ATGGGTTTGCCCATTCGTTTCGCCGTTACCGTACTCGCAGGATTGCTCGCGATCACGGCGTCGCCGAATGCCGGCGCGGATGAACCGGGTTACCCGATCGAGATCGATCACGCTTTCGGCACGACGATCGTAGAAAAGAAACCCGAGCGCGTCGCCACTGTCGCATGGGCGAACCACGAAGTTCCGCTGGCACTCGGCATTGTCCCCGTCGGCTTTGCGCGAGCCGATTTCGGCGATGACGATGGTGACGGGCTTCTCCCATGGGTCGAAGAAAAACTCACCGACCTCGAGGCCAAGACACCGGTTCTCTTCGATGAGGGCGACGGCATCGATTTCGAAGCCGTTGCAAGCACCAATCCCGATATCATTCTGGCCGCCTATTCCGGCCTGAGCCGGTCGGACTACGACATGTTGAGCCGGATCGCGCCGGTGGTGGCCTACCCCGAGACGGCATGGTCGACGGACTGGCGCGAGATGATCCGCCTCAACAGCCGGGGTCTGGGCATGTCTAGCGAAGGCGAGCACCTTGTCGCGGACATCGAAGCACAGATCTCGAAAACGGCGGCGGCCCACCCAACGCTACAGGGCAAGACCGCCCTGTTCGTCAGCCATCTCGACGTGACCAATCTGAGCATGGTGAATTTCTATACGGCCAGCGATACTCGCGTGAAATTCTTCCGCGATCTGGGTCTTGGCGTGCCTGCCGTGGCGCAACAGGCTGCCGAAGCCGGCCGGTTCGCCGGCTCGATCAGCGCCGAACGGATCGACGAATTCGACGATGTTGATATCATCGTCTCCTATGGCAACCCGGAGATGATGGAGACTCTCTCTCTCAACCCGCTGCTTTCGAAGATGCCGGCGATCGAAAATGAAGCAGTCGTCCTACTCGGCCGCGATCCGCTCGGTACAGCCGCCAATCCGACACCACTTTCCATTCCCTGGGTGCTCGACCGATATGTCGCACGCCTTGCCGATGCTGCAGGGAAGGCAAGATGA